The genomic stretch GCCGCCGGGCGCCTCCGCGTCCTTgtcctccccccgccgcggcggcagtGGCGGCGGCGCCTGCTGCTTAGCCCGCGCGGGGCCCGGATCCGCTTCCCCGCCgtcccgcccggcgccggcgagcggccgcgcggcgccggagGGGCTCGCGCCGCCCGAGGAGGCCGCCAGCAGCTGCGCGAGGCTGTGGcgcatggcggcggcggcagcgggccgggggcggcgcgcgggcgcctgcggagcgcggcggcggcgcggccgcggtgcCTGTCGGGAagcgggggagggcggggggcgccgcgccaCTGCGCCCGCGCGCGGGAaagcggcggcggtgccggcggcggccgtGAGGGGACCGTTagtggggggagggggcggcatCCCTCACACGCGCCCGCTGCTGTGCGTTTTCCTCCCCACGGCTCTCCAGCTCATTTCCGCGCGGTCTGCGTGGAGATAATCCTGTTATCCCACCTGCGTCGTGGGCCTGTccaccaaaaattaaaaacaaattgaaaaataGATGCCTGCCTTATGTAAAAGGGGTGTTAAATGACGAGCGTATGAGCCAGGGTCAAAACAAAAGGCCGTGGTTCTTGAGGCGGCCGGGAGTTGAGCGCTGCAAGGTCTTACACGGGTTTGCGTGGGCCGAGGGAGGGTGTGGAGAAGTGAACAGAAATCTACTGATAGCTACTACTTACTTAGAAACCGTATCTGGTTCAGTAAGCCCTTCTGATGAAAATAGTCTTGAGCTGGGAGATCCCCTGGGCATCTGATTTTGGCCACTCCTTGTTTTGGCTCCAGCGGAGGTTTCGCCTGACTCGGCACAGCTGTTTTGTAGATGCTTAAGACCAACAGGTAACCGGCTAGCTAAAGTGTTGAGTTACCCCAAACTACTCACCCATAGTAAAAACATGGATGGAGAACTCTTGACGCAACTGAATACAGCCTAGACATGGGATACTATTCGAGTTGTcactttttttggtttgttttttggtagATTTAGTCTGGGGAGCAGCTGTAAGAGCAGGAGTTGAAACTCAGCAGCCAAAGAcctcctgcctggctgggggAGATGCAGGAGAAAGTGGGAAGCCTCCCCATGCCCTGTGCTGACCTGAAAGGGAAAGATTTTTGTCAAAAGTGCCAGACCAACACCCTTCAGTCTTGTGCGTTACTGCTATTTTCCCTACAGAAAATCCCTAGTGCTCAGTTAAACTGGCAGAACATCTAGAACCTAAACCTGTTTCAAAAACCATCAAACTAACCCAAAACACCTGTCAATTTCTTTTGAACGCAACAGGGATATAAATACTGCTATAATTTTAAATGAGATTAAGATAACTGTAGACATCTATAAGACAACTAGAAAAACTATAGATAAAATCTGTCTCAGCATGAGGtcattaattgtattttattgttttgacCTGTTTtagtccttttttcctttcctttttttgtattaACTGCAAGTTGCTAAATCACAACTATTTATACCATAGGTGTTTCAAGGTGCAATTTCTTAGCGCCTCAAAGATACCAGTTAATTGCCCAACCTCTTTTGAACTTCAAGGGAGAATCAGACACAGAGACTAAGGATCTGagcttttgttgtttgtcttggaAAGTAATGCACCTTTGACAGTAAAAACTGAAAATCTATGACACAGCAGAGGCTGGGACCAGCTAAAACAAACCAAACTCATATTTGTAGATTTTCCATACTAATCCCTCCTCTCATACTGTTTGACTAGTTCAGCAAGCCCTGTTCAGATTTAACAGTGTGGCAATCTTACTTGTGTAAAACTATAAAAAAATGAGGTTACAGACAGTCCCTTATGGAAGGATTTAAGCTTGTTAAGTACATAGACACAAATCTGTTAGAAGGATGTGCCAGTGAAGAGGCATAAAAAGCAGTGGTGTGTTACAATAGAGGCATCTACTGATAGAGGATAACGGAGGAGAAAGTTGAAGTTATGCAATAAAATGACGGAGTTTGACATTCAGCTCTTTTTCTTTAGTCAGTAAGTCTTGACTGTGTTTTCTGTAAGCATCAAACTGCAGCCAGAGTTCGCTGTATGCCAGTTTGCTGCTTTCTAGCTGCCGCTGGAGCTCTTGGACCCTCAGATCACCACCTACTACTGCTGCCTCTTTGACAGAGCGCTCTTCTGCTAGCTGTCTGGCTTTTTCTGCAGTCTCCAGCTTCTTCCTCAGCTGCTGAATTTCCTGTTGTTTCTCTTGCAAAGCTTTGCCCCTCTCCACGGCGAGGTTCAGGAGTTCCTCCTTCTCCCGATATGCCCTCTCCAACTTCACCTCCAACTCACTGCCCTGAGCCCTCTGCTGACTTTCTTCCTGCTCTACCTGTGCAACAGTTTGCTGGTGCTTCTGCTGTAGGCATTGcagctgtttttttaatgaatcaaCTTCCCTGGCATAAGTGCTCGCTTGTTGGGTCTGAGCTTTTAgcatctccttttctctctcctgggCTCTGTGACTCTCATAAGCACATTTCTCCTGTAAGGAATCTAACTGCTGAGAGAGCTCTCTTGCCTGGGAAGTGAGCTGGAGCACTTCAGCTTCCTTCTCCTTCACAGTCTGGCTGAAGAGAGTTTCATTCTCCTGCCTCAGGCGCTTATTCTCCTCCCACAATTGCATATTCTGTTTCTTATGTTCATCCTTGAAGCGGATCATTTTTTCATGGTTGTCAGCCAGGTCCATGAAACGCTTCTCCAAACACTGAATCCGTTGGGTCTGGGCTTTCAGTTTTGCGGCATCCTCAGTCCTCAGTTCCTCCAGCTTCCTGTTGAGCTGCTCCAGGCCTTTGCAGCGTTTCTGTGCATCATCTGCTCTTCTCTTCAGGATGCAGATAAGGTGATACTGTTCTTCTATGCGTGAACGTAGCACAGCCTTCTTACTCGTCTCCTCTTCAGGGATCCCACAGAATTTCCACAGGCCCTTATTCAGGTCTTCTGTGTCTTTCTCCATCTCTGGATCATTTGTGGTGCTGGCCCTCCCAGGGTCGCTCTTACCTTCAGCCATGCAGCAACTGTCTCtcacacagatgaaaaaaagTTTATACTGACCATTGACATTCAGCGTATCTCTGCTGTTCCCAGCAGTTCTCGCTCGTGGCCCACCGCACTCCGCTAGACGGGTGGAGTTTCCCTGGAACGTTGCTGTTGTATCACCGGCGGAGACTGGGGCGTTCTGAAGCCAATGGCAGTCTGCAACCAGTGCTCAGTCCTGCAACAGCCCTGGCCCCCGCAGACAGAGCTGCCAGCTTCACACGCGTTCAGAGTTAGGCAGCCTGAAGAGAAGGATGCCAGACTcgatgatgataaaaaaaaagaaaataggctTAGTATTTATGCAAGCCTATTCACTTGCTGGTTACTAGCTTTTGTAATTATTCCTTCTCAATGCACTGCTGCTGTAGCTACAAGAAGTACTAttatatttaggaaaaaagcCAGTAAGTGATGAAGCTGTAAATAATTCCTTAAGCAATCCTCTTCCTCTGCCATTCTCTTCTCCTATAGATCTAGTAGAAAAGCAAGTAAAACAGTGAGGGTTAGATCAGTCTTCTAACCGAATTACAAGTTTTTAACAACGTGTTATATTTCTCATCCAAAATTACTGAATAGCCTTGCCTTGTCCTTAGAGAGTTATGATTAAGAGAGATCTACACAATGCTAATAATTATTGAATGCATTGTGATATAAAGACTGGTACCTGGAGAAATAGTTCATAATTTGAGTTTTGGCAGTGATTTGCTGGATTATTTTAGGcacataattttaaaagtttgttttctcatctGGAAGATAgggtaaatatttatattatggTAGCACCAAAATCAGTACTGGTGCCTAATAATGCTGCATGTTACACAGATGTATGAAAAGTTAGTCTAA from Dromaius novaehollandiae isolate bDroNov1 chromosome 1, bDroNov1.hap1, whole genome shotgun sequence encodes the following:
- the CCDC89 gene encoding coiled-coil domain-containing protein 89, coding for MAEGKSDPGRASTTNDPEMEKDTEDLNKGLWKFCGIPEEETSKKAVLRSRIEEQYHLICILKRRADDAQKRCKGLEQLNRKLEELRTEDAAKLKAQTQRIQCLEKRFMDLADNHEKMIRFKDEHKKQNMQLWEENKRLRQENETLFSQTVKEKEAEVLQLTSQARELSQQLDSLQEKCAYESHRAQEREKEMLKAQTQQASTYAREVDSLKKQLQCLQQKHQQTVAQVEQEESQQRAQGSELEVKLERAYREKEELLNLAVERGKALQEKQQEIQQLRKKLETAEKARQLAEERSVKEAAVVGGDLRVQELQRQLESSKLAYSELWLQFDAYRKHSQDLLTKEKELNVKLRHFIA